One Nicotiana sylvestris chromosome 12, ASM39365v2, whole genome shotgun sequence genomic window carries:
- the LOC138883925 gene encoding uncharacterized protein: MAEELKKLTSRVQSIEGDRGIEGLNYEYLFKHPDVELPERYKPPKFEMFDGIDDPRVHLRTYYDKLVGVGKDEKIRMKLFMRSLTGDTLSWYISQNPKKWSNWVSMASNFLDQFNTENAPDAFYIQNLKKKPTETFHEHATHWRSEATKVRPALDEELLNKFFVRAQDPQYYERLMVIENHKFSDIIKLGEGIEEGIKSGMVTNFEALQAMNKALQSGDIPKKKGVGTVMVAHCLKSPFSLPTRQNYPRPSHNFDRKPLRQYTAIAEPIDQLYERLKTTGYVTLVPAVVLENPSQRINPNKIYVYHSGMKGYTTAECRTLKDRIQTLIDNKVIQAKEATANVHNSPLPDHRGDSVHVVETNKEWDPEGSIEHIREGDDFKVVVTLTPIVVQTQKPIDVEDYVAAAQRKRKTKIEESDATQGMTRTGRVYTPEHLGGSRKVATTRQPVIKTGPNYLWRKEHAKEYSIIDHLNKVPAQISILLLLQNSEAHKNALIKVLSEAYVPDNNTSGEMANMVGQVLESHKIIFHEDELPPEGLSQNRVLHITVQYEDKFIARVLVDGGSSLNICPLDTLKRLDKGFHEIRTRSMNVKGFDGLQRATIGEINLYL; this comes from the exons atggccgaagaactcaagaaattaacaagccgagttcaaagtattgaaggcgatagaggaatagaagggttgaactatgaatATCTATTTAAACATCCTGATGTGGAACTACCAGAgcggtacaaacctcccaagttcgaaatgttcgatggtataGATGATCCCAGGGTTCACTTAAGGACCTActatgacaagcttgtcggggtcggaaaggatgaaaagattcgaatgaagctctttatgaggagccttactggggatacgttgtcttggtatattagccaaaatcccaagaaatggtcaaattgggtaagcatggcgtcaaaTTTCTTGGACCAGtttaacacagaaaatgcaccggaTGCCTTCtacattcaaaatctcaagaagaaacctactgagactttccacgaacatgctactcattggaggtcagAAGCCACCAAGGTCAGGCCCGCTTTGGATGAAGAACTTCTGAATAAATTCTTTGTTAGAGCGcaagatccacaatattatgagaggctgatggtcatcgaaaatcacaaattctctgatattATCAAGCTCGGGGAagggatcgaggaaggaatcaagagcgggatggtaacaaatttcgaggcactgcaagccatGAATAAGGCACTCCAATCAGGTGACATACCAAAGAAGAAAGGGGTTGGAACAGTAATGGTGGCTCACTGCCTAAAATCTCCATTt tcactaccaactcgccaaaattatccaagaccaagtcACAACTTTGATCGCAAGCCACTCAGACAATATACCGCCAtcgctgagcccatcgaccaattgtatgaaaggttaaagaCTACAGGTTATGTCACTCTTGTTCCTGCTGTGGtgctagaaaatccatcccaaagGATCAATCCAAACAAAATCTATGTataccactccggtatgaaagggtacaccactgctgagtgccgaacTTTGAAAGATAGgatccagacactcattgacaacaaggtcatacaggcaaaggaagcCACAGCTAATGTCCACAACagtcccctccctgatcatagaggtgacaGTGTACATGTTGTAGAAACAAATaaggaatgggaccctgaggggtcaatcgaaCATAtacgagaaggcgatgactttaaggttgtagtcacacttactcctattgtggttcagactcagaaacctattgatgttgag gattatgttgcCGCGGCTCAGCGAAAAaggaagactaagatagaggaatctgatgccacacaagggatgactagaactggaagagtttACACACCTGAACACCTAGGAGGTTCAAGGAAAGTtgccactactaggcagcctgTCATTAAGACTGGACCAAATTACTTGTGGAGGAAAGAACATGCGAAAGAATATTCtatcattgatcatttgaataaagtccctgctcagatatctatcctgttaCTActacagaattcagaggcacacaagaacgccttgATAAAAGTACTGAGTGAGGCTTATGTACCCGATAATAACActagtggagaaatggccaacatggtcggacaggtgctggaaagccataagattatcttccacgaagacgAGCTACCTCCCGAGGGTCTGAGTCAGAATCGAGTATTGCATATTACGGTACAAtatgaagacaaattcattgccagggtcctagttgatggaggttctagtttgaatatttgtccactggataccctgaaaaggttggacaaaggtttccatgaaatacggaccagaagcatgaatgtgaaaggtTTCGATGGGTTgcagagggccacgatcggggagaTCAACCTTTACTtgtag